The bacterium genome contains a region encoding:
- a CDS encoding penicillin-binding protein 1A, producing MNRPPERPTRGSPGARGRTAVRQSRGTPAWLVPSLLTALLVGVAVLLTGAGVLVGTALAIGGHLPSVEALYTPPSEATRIYAADGQLIASLYQENRANVPLSKIPRVLQRAVIDTEDAGFYRHHGISLRGVLRASFRNVREKGFAEGGSTITQQLARNLFLTNEKALSRKIAEMLLAIQIERRLTKDEILERYLNQVYFGQGAYGVEAASEVYFGKPARDLTLPESALLAGLIRAPSYYSPYEHLDQAKTRRGEVLQRMVDLGDITPAQMRVADVAPIHLIEKGNAGFIGIRAPYFVSYILPGLLAKYGEDVLYKGGLRIFTTLDLSLQAQAEAAVRAGIDRATHDHLNAHQAAMVVLDPQNGYIRGMIGGYDFHASQFNRAWQAHRQPGSAFKPFTYTTALLHGIPLTTLLDDDPISFPLPNGKTWEPKDFDHTWHGWITMRYALENSINVAAIRLEARIGPQAIVDLAHRMGIQSTLQPNLSLTLGSSDVTLLEMASAYGVFASGGIRSTPLAVLRVTDSKGKVLEDNVPQRTVVLSPEVAYIMTDLLKGVVARGTGTAANIGIPQAGKTGTADDYRNAWFIGFTPSMVTAVWVGNDDDSAMNRVVGGGLPAQIWASFMKPVTAQLPKTDWVRPEGVVAATICGSTGGPATPECTDSRPELFMKGTEPEAPAPAPPGTPAASPTPPGAPAASVAPSGGTAAPAVPANAQGPVGPASGGASLPLSVTSPANGAQVTAPFEITGTTRPGANVHIIVHVKGGFLDVQAADVYIPADTAGNFSYLVSPTIKPYGSTFTITVSAVDGRDTATVSLAVQEH from the coding sequence GTGAACAGACCCCCGGAACGACCCACCCGCGGTTCCCCCGGTGCCCGGGGTCGCACCGCCGTCCGTCAGTCCCGCGGGACCCCCGCCTGGCTCGTCCCTTCGCTGCTCACGGCGTTGCTGGTCGGCGTGGCGGTGCTCCTCACGGGAGCGGGGGTGCTGGTCGGGACCGCCCTCGCGATCGGCGGCCACCTGCCTTCGGTTGAGGCCCTCTACACCCCTCCGAGCGAGGCGACACGCATCTATGCCGCCGACGGGCAACTGATCGCCAGCTTGTATCAGGAGAACCGAGCAAACGTCCCACTGTCGAAGATTCCCCGGGTCCTGCAGCGTGCCGTGATCGATACAGAGGATGCGGGCTTCTACCGGCACCATGGGATCTCGCTGCGGGGGGTCCTGCGCGCCTCCTTCCGAAACGTCCGCGAGAAGGGGTTTGCCGAGGGCGGGAGCACGATCACTCAACAACTCGCCCGGAATCTCTTCCTGACCAACGAGAAAGCCCTCAGCCGAAAGATCGCCGAGATGCTGCTGGCGATCCAGATCGAGCGGCGGCTGACCAAGGATGAGATCCTGGAGCGCTACCTCAACCAGGTGTATTTTGGGCAAGGCGCCTACGGCGTGGAAGCGGCCTCGGAGGTCTACTTCGGAAAGCCGGCGCGGGATCTGACGCTCCCGGAGAGCGCCCTGCTGGCGGGGCTGATTCGCGCGCCGTCCTATTACTCGCCCTACGAGCACCTGGACCAGGCCAAGACGCGCCGGGGCGAGGTCCTGCAGCGGATGGTCGACCTCGGGGACATCACGCCCGCGCAGATGCGGGTCGCCGACGTTGCGCCGATCCACTTGATCGAGAAGGGGAACGCCGGGTTCATCGGGATCCGCGCACCGTACTTCGTCAGCTACATCCTTCCCGGGCTCCTGGCGAAGTACGGGGAGGATGTGCTGTACAAGGGCGGACTCCGGATCTTCACGACCCTCGACCTCTCCCTGCAGGCTCAGGCCGAGGCGGCGGTGCGCGCGGGGATCGACCGTGCGACCCATGATCACCTGAACGCGCATCAGGCGGCGATGGTCGTCTTGGATCCGCAGAACGGGTACATTCGGGGGATGATCGGCGGGTACGACTTCCACGCCAGCCAGTTCAACCGAGCGTGGCAGGCGCACCGCCAGCCGGGCTCGGCGTTCAAGCCATTCACGTACACGACCGCGCTGCTGCACGGCATCCCGCTCACCACCCTCCTGGACGACGATCCGATCTCGTTCCCCCTGCCCAACGGGAAGACGTGGGAGCCCAAGGACTTCGACCACACGTGGCACGGGTGGATCACGATGCGGTACGCCCTGGAGAACTCCATCAACGTGGCCGCGATTCGGCTGGAGGCGAGGATCGGCCCCCAGGCGATCGTGGACCTGGCCCACCGCATGGGGATCCAGAGCACGCTGCAGCCCAATCTTTCGCTCACGCTGGGATCCTCGGACGTCACCTTGCTGGAGATGGCGTCGGCCTATGGGGTGTTTGCCAGCGGAGGGATCCGGTCGACTCCCCTGGCCGTTCTCCGGGTGACCGACTCGAAGGGGAAGGTCCTTGAGGACAACGTCCCGCAGCGCACGGTGGTCCTGAGCCCCGAGGTTGCCTACATCATGACCGACCTCCTGAAGGGCGTGGTGGCGCGGGGGACGGGCACCGCGGCCAATATCGGGATTCCCCAGGCCGGGAAGACCGGAACCGCCGACGACTACCGCAACGCCTGGTTTATCGGGTTCACCCCGTCGATGGTCACGGCGGTCTGGGTGGGGAACGACGACGACTCCGCGATGAACCGCGTCGTGGGAGGGGGGCTGCCCGCTCAGATCTGGGCGTCGTTTATGAAGCCCGTCACCGCCCAATTGCCGAAGACCGACTGGGTGCGCCCGGAGGGGGTGGTCGCGGCGACGATCTGCGGGTCGACCGGCGGACCGGCCACCCCCGAGTGCACGGACTCACGGCCCGAGCTGTTCATGAAGGGCACCGAGCCCGAGGCGCCCGCCCCGGCTCCACCGGGGACGCCGGCCGCCTCCCCGACTCCGCCGGGAGCACCCGCCGCCTCCGTGGCCCCATCGGGGGGCACGGCCGCACCCGCCGTCCCCGCCAACGCGCAGGGGCCGGTGGGACCGGCGTCGGGCGGGGCGTCGCTGCCCCTCTCCGTGACCTCCCCCGCGAATGGAGCCCAGGTCACGGCGCCGTTTGAGATCACGGGCACCACCCGTCCCGGCGCGAACGTGCACATCATCGTCCACGTGAAGGGCGGGTTCCTGGACGTGCAGGCGGCAGACGTCTACATCCCCGCGGATACTGCCGGCAATTTCTCGTACCTCGTGAGCCCGACGATCAAGCCGTATGGCTCCACGTTCACGATCACGGTGTCCGCGGTTGACGGCCGGGACACCGCCACGGTGAGCCTCGCCGTCCAGGAGCACTAA
- a CDS encoding YebC/PmpR family DNA-binding transcriptional regulator: MSGHSKWHNIKIKKSKVDQQRGKLFSKLAREIIIAAKEGGGDPSGNMRLRAAVERAREASMPNDNIQRAIQRGTGGGEGVTFEEVTYEGMAPGGVAVLVVAQTDNKNRTASEIRNIFAKAEGGMGASVGWLFEKKGLITLGKEAASEEEVLTKAVDAGAEDMKTTSDEYEITTTPETFAAVRQALEGAGYKLISAEVTLVPKSTVPLEGKEAQRVLRLMEALEDHDDVQTVYANFDIPDEVLQQVG; the protein is encoded by the coding sequence GTGTCCGGACACTCCAAGTGGCACAACATCAAGATCAAGAAATCGAAGGTCGACCAACAGCGCGGCAAGCTGTTCAGCAAGCTGGCCCGCGAAATCATCATCGCCGCCAAGGAAGGCGGGGGCGATCCGAGCGGCAACATGCGCCTTCGGGCCGCGGTCGAGCGGGCGCGCGAGGCCAGCATGCCCAACGACAACATCCAGCGGGCCATCCAGCGTGGGACCGGAGGGGGCGAGGGGGTGACCTTCGAGGAGGTCACCTACGAGGGGATGGCTCCGGGTGGGGTCGCGGTCCTCGTCGTCGCCCAGACCGACAACAAGAACCGCACCGCGTCGGAGATCCGGAACATCTTCGCTAAGGCGGAGGGCGGGATGGGCGCGTCGGTGGGGTGGTTGTTTGAGAAAAAGGGCCTGATCACCCTCGGCAAGGAGGCGGCGTCGGAAGAAGAGGTCCTCACCAAGGCGGTGGACGCCGGCGCCGAGGATATGAAGACGACCTCCGACGAGTACGAGATCACGACGACCCCGGAAACCTTTGCCGCCGTCCGCCAGGCGCTCGAGGGGGCCGGGTACAAGCTGATCTCCGCGGAGGTCACCCTCGTGCCGAAGTCGACGGTGCCGCTCGAGGGCAAGGAGGCGCAGCGGGTGCTGCGGCTTATGGAAGCCCTGGAGGACCACGACGACGTGCAGACCGTCTACGCGAACTTCGACATCCCAGACGAAGTGCTCCAGCAGGTGGGGTGA
- a CDS encoding crossover junction endodeoxyribonuclease RuvC — protein sequence MRILGIDPGLRLTGYGLVEGAPDGPTVIDAGLIRTDGTQSLPTRLHELHAGLTDIVGDGHPHLLAIEDIFAHPGFPRTAIVMGHVCGVICLAAAQAGVPIDTIPPASVKRAMITSGRAGKRQMQRMVRILLEMAEDPGTHVADALAVALVALSRRGQSLGRPLAVRGSA from the coding sequence ATGCGCATCCTTGGGATTGATCCTGGCCTGCGGCTCACCGGATACGGTTTGGTCGAGGGGGCCCCCGATGGGCCCACGGTCATCGATGCCGGGCTCATCCGCACCGATGGGACCCAGTCGTTGCCCACCCGCCTTCACGAACTTCACGCCGGGCTCACCGACATCGTGGGGGACGGACACCCGCATCTCCTGGCGATCGAGGACATCTTCGCCCACCCGGGGTTTCCCCGCACGGCCATCGTGATGGGGCACGTCTGCGGGGTGATCTGTCTGGCGGCCGCGCAGGCGGGGGTGCCGATCGATACCATTCCGCCCGCGTCGGTGAAGCGCGCCATGATCACATCCGGCCGGGCCGGGAAACGGCAGATGCAGCGGATGGTTCGGATCCTCCTGGAGATGGCCGAGGACCCGGGCACCCACGTCGCGGACGCGCTGGCGGTGGCGCTCGTCGCCCTTTCCCGCCGCGGCCAATCGCTCGGGCGGCCGCTGGCCGTACGCGGGTCGGCGTGA
- the ruvB gene encoding Holliday junction branch migration DNA helicase RuvB — MGRERSRAEDEQFIRSLRPRTLGECIGQSRVVSGLRISLQAARERGEALDHVLLHGPPGLGKTTFANVIAEEMGTSIVTTSGPAVERGGDLMGILTNLARGDVLFIDEIHRLPRAVEEFLYPAMEDFCVNFTIEKGAHARTLRYTLKPFTLVGATTRAGLLSSPLRERFGIAHHLDFYPVDELTRVVTRSASILGVEVLEDGAAEIARRARGTPRIANRLLRRSRDYAQVRAEGRITLAVAQEALEFEGIDALGLTAQDRELLRTIIQVYNGGPVGIEALAATLNEEVDSLVEMAEPFLLKIGFLTRTQAGRRVTPQACDHLGIPAPERGPRSQGSLFA; from the coding sequence GTGGGACGGGAGCGGAGTCGTGCGGAAGACGAGCAGTTCATCCGCAGCTTGCGCCCCCGAACCCTCGGCGAGTGCATCGGGCAGTCGCGGGTGGTGAGCGGCCTCCGTATCAGCCTCCAGGCGGCCCGCGAGCGGGGGGAAGCCCTGGACCACGTGCTGCTCCACGGGCCGCCCGGGCTCGGCAAGACCACGTTCGCCAACGTGATCGCGGAGGAGATGGGGACGAGCATCGTCACCACCTCCGGGCCCGCGGTGGAGCGCGGCGGCGACCTGATGGGGATCCTGACGAATCTGGCCCGTGGCGATGTGCTGTTTATCGACGAGATCCACCGGCTGCCACGGGCGGTGGAGGAATTTCTTTACCCGGCGATGGAGGATTTCTGCGTCAACTTCACCATCGAGAAAGGCGCCCACGCACGCACGCTTCGCTATACGCTGAAGCCCTTCACGCTGGTGGGGGCGACGACCCGTGCGGGGTTGCTCTCATCGCCGTTGCGCGAGCGATTCGGCATCGCCCACCATCTCGATTTCTACCCGGTGGACGAGCTCACCCGGGTGGTCACGCGCTCAGCCTCTATCCTGGGCGTCGAGGTGCTTGAGGACGGGGCCGCGGAGATCGCCCGGCGCGCAAGAGGGACGCCGCGGATCGCGAACCGGCTGCTGCGGCGGTCGCGGGATTATGCGCAGGTCAGGGCCGAGGGGCGCATCACGCTCGCCGTGGCGCAGGAGGCCCTGGAGTTCGAAGGGATCGACGCGCTCGGGCTGACGGCCCAGGACCGCGAGTTGTTGCGGACGATCATCCAGGTGTACAATGGCGGCCCGGTGGGGATCGAGGCGCTGGCCGCGACCCTCAACGAGGAGGTCGACAGTCTGGTGGAGATGGCCGAGCCGTTCTTGCTGAAGATCGGATTCCTGACCCGCACCCAGGCCGGCCGGCGCGTCACGCCGCAGGCCTGCGACCATCTGGGCATCCCGGCACCGGAGCGGGGCCCGCGCAGCCAGGGCTCGCTGTTTGCATGA
- a CDS encoding GNAT family N-acetyltransferase encodes MIRARRGRWREVGNADTDPPSVTGGTAVMRCLVRRGSAHDRPWVEAVLREHWGGTTIVSRGTAHDGLSLPALVAERDGTRCGILTYRLVDAECEIVTLNAVPGRQGTGSALIDAVADEARRAGGRRLWLITTNDNLDALRFYQRRGFTLAAIHVNAMTDARKLKPAIAMIGTYGIPIRDEIELERMLVAAPGRPA; translated from the coding sequence ATGATCCGCGCGCGCCGAGGCCGGTGGCGTGAGGTCGGCAACGCGGACACCGACCCGCCGAGCGTGACGGGAGGGACCGCCGTCATGAGGTGTCTCGTCCGCAGGGGAAGCGCGCACGACCGCCCGTGGGTCGAAGCGGTTCTCCGTGAGCATTGGGGCGGAACCACAATCGTCAGTCGCGGCACCGCGCACGACGGGCTCAGCCTTCCCGCGCTGGTGGCCGAACGCGATGGAACCCGCTGCGGGATCCTGACCTATCGGCTGGTTGATGCCGAGTGCGAGATCGTGACGCTAAATGCCGTTCCCGGCCGTCAGGGAACGGGGAGCGCGCTCATCGACGCGGTCGCCGACGAGGCGCGGCGCGCCGGGGGAAGGCGCCTCTGGCTGATCACCACGAACGACAATCTCGACGCGCTGCGGTTCTACCAGCGGCGGGGCTTTACCTTAGCGGCGATTCACGTCAACGCGATGACCGACGCCCGAAAGCTGAAACCGGCCATCGCGATGATCGGGACTTACGGCATTCCCATCCGCGACGAGATCGAGTTGGAGCGGATGTTGGTCGCGGCTCCCGGGCGGCCGGCCTGA
- a CDS encoding glycosyltransferase family 39 protein, whose translation MLRVTSPQREWLRTHITPELLLVVGIVYLAALLRFFALGEKSFWLDEATSITIARLDWPSLVSAVMHQEPNMSLYYGLLHLWRHLGEREATLRSLSAIAAVATIPTVYAIGRRAFDARVGLLAALFLAVNAFDIRYAQEARSYALLVFLTSLATLALARSVERPSRSAWSGYVLISVASVYSHFFAALVLLAHVVSLAFLRRRILTTQALICLGLVALLTVPLGIAASHVTGAIGGIPKPSLPGIYYTLMAITGAGGWLLLLAYALACLLACGPIWRAWTSASTSVEAWRYGVVVAWLLVPILAALGISLIKPVFSARYLVVCLPPLSILAAIGVTRIRPRWASVGAAVAIVALSAHGIQSYFVYFPKENWRTATQFIIAQSRPTDAVLFYPPYVREPFDYYRDDTGHTDPTVVFPERPFVRALANPVTTPQQSVDAVVDELPARYDRVWLVVGRNEMGTPDDLAGGRALLARLTQPYPIVRTRRFFGILVLLCAKPDYLGRKGP comes from the coding sequence ATGTTGCGGGTAACCTCGCCGCAGCGGGAGTGGCTGCGCACGCACATTACCCCTGAGTTGCTGCTCGTCGTGGGAATCGTGTATCTGGCCGCGCTCCTCAGGTTCTTTGCCCTCGGAGAAAAGAGCTTCTGGCTGGACGAGGCGACAAGCATCACGATCGCCCGATTGGATTGGCCTTCGCTGGTCTCGGCCGTCATGCACCAGGAACCAAATATGAGCTTGTATTATGGCCTCCTCCACCTCTGGCGCCACCTGGGCGAGCGCGAGGCGACGCTCAGGAGCCTTTCCGCCATCGCCGCCGTGGCCACAATCCCGACCGTCTACGCCATCGGACGCCGCGCGTTCGACGCGAGGGTGGGGTTGCTGGCGGCCCTATTCCTGGCGGTCAACGCGTTCGATATCCGCTATGCTCAGGAGGCTCGCAGTTACGCGCTGCTGGTCTTCCTGACGAGCCTTGCCACGTTGGCGTTGGCGCGGAGCGTCGAGCGGCCGTCTCGGTCCGCTTGGAGCGGTTATGTGCTCATCTCGGTGGCGTCCGTGTATAGCCATTTCTTCGCGGCCCTCGTCCTCCTCGCCCACGTGGTCTCGCTGGCCTTCCTCCGGCGTCGCATCCTCACCACCCAGGCGCTCATCTGTCTGGGGCTCGTCGCCCTCCTGACGGTCCCCCTGGGGATCGCCGCGAGTCACGTCACCGGCGCGATCGGGGGGATTCCCAAGCCGAGCCTGCCCGGGATCTACTACACGCTCATGGCGATCACCGGGGCCGGCGGGTGGCTCCTTCTCCTCGCCTACGCCCTCGCCTGCCTCCTCGCCTGCGGCCCAATTTGGCGGGCGTGGACGTCCGCGTCAACTTCAGTCGAGGCCTGGCGGTATGGCGTCGTTGTCGCGTGGCTTCTGGTGCCGATTCTGGCGGCGCTCGGCATATCGCTGATCAAACCCGTGTTCAGCGCACGCTACTTAGTGGTCTGCCTGCCGCCCCTCAGCATCCTTGCCGCCATCGGGGTCACCAGGATCCGCCCCCGATGGGCGTCTGTCGGCGCGGCGGTGGCCATCGTCGCCCTGTCCGCCCACGGCATCCAGAGCTACTTTGTTTACTTTCCGAAGGAAAACTGGCGCACGGCCACCCAATTCATCATCGCGCAATCCCGCCCTACCGACGCCGTGCTTTTCTATCCGCCCTACGTTCGGGAACCATTTGATTACTACCGCGACGACACGGGGCACACCGACCCCACCGTGGTGTTTCCGGAGCGCCCGTTCGTGCGCGCACTCGCCAACCCCGTCACCACGCCGCAACAATCGGTCGACGCGGTGGTTGATGAACTCCCGGCACGTTACGATAGGGTTTGGCTCGTCGTGGGGCGCAACGAGATGGGAACTCCGGATGATCTCGCCGGGGGTCGGGCGCTCCTCGCCCGGCTCACTCAACCGTATCCAATCGTGAGAACCCGCAGATTTTTCGGGATCCTCGTCCTTTTGTGCGCGAAACCCGATTATCTCGGCCGCAAGGGACCATAA
- a CDS encoding DUF2905 domain-containing protein: MTVPHLGRLLVGLGLLIAAAGAVVWLVGGIPRLPGDIIVQRRGWTLYIPIVTSIVLSLFLTLLLNLFFARR; the protein is encoded by the coding sequence ATGACGGTCCCCCACCTCGGGCGCCTGCTGGTGGGGCTTGGGCTGCTCATCGCCGCGGCCGGAGCGGTGGTGTGGTTGGTGGGGGGGATCCCGCGCCTGCCGGGCGACATCATCGTGCAGCGGAGGGGATGGACCCTCTACATCCCCATCGTCACGAGCATCGTGCTCAGCCTCTTCCTGACGCTCCTGCTGAACCTCTTCTTCGCCCGCCGATGA
- a CDS encoding DinB family protein, with protein sequence MGIREAVQPGFHLVWRTVRKNVEAMPADGLEFKPEGLDTRSFREIALHMANATVTFGENIGKTAWERLMPFPPERHTAKAQVLSALSQAGDRFLASLGGLTDEEAARIVRVPWGAEMAQGVVVAAEVPHMFYHNGQLAIYMRMRGVKPLFLER encoded by the coding sequence ATGGGAATCCGCGAGGCGGTGCAGCCGGGCTTTCACCTGGTGTGGAGGACCGTGCGGAAGAACGTGGAGGCGATGCCCGCCGATGGGCTGGAGTTCAAGCCGGAGGGGTTGGACACCCGATCGTTCCGGGAAATTGCGCTGCATATGGCAAACGCCACCGTGACATTCGGCGAGAACATCGGGAAGACGGCATGGGAACGGCTGATGCCGTTTCCTCCTGAGCGGCACACGGCCAAGGCGCAGGTCCTGTCGGCGCTGTCGCAGGCGGGGGATCGGTTTCTCGCGAGCCTCGGCGGGCTGACCGACGAGGAGGCCGCCCGAATCGTTCGGGTCCCCTGGGGCGCGGAGATGGCCCAGGGGGTGGTCGTCGCGGCGGAAGTGCCGCACATGTTCTATCACAACGGCCAACTGGCTATTTATATGAGGATGCGTGGGGTGAAGCCGCTCTTTTTGGAGCGGTAG
- the ruvA gene encoding Holliday junction branch migration protein RuvA, which yields MIAFLRGRVLRRLEQMLVIECGGVGYEVHLPGFMRDAVRGQSDGSGDIVELHISYHVSANQPRPLLVGFLREVEQEFFERFITVDGLGPTKAMKAIVHPIETIADAIERKDTQFLRRLPGIGERTAEKIVAALRGKMGKYALLRSEAPAVPDDAGVDFREEVLEVLTRQLGHRSAEARQMVEQALKRNAGITSAEELFQEVYRAERGALA from the coding sequence GTGATCGCGTTTCTTCGCGGTCGGGTGCTGCGCCGCCTCGAGCAGATGCTGGTCATCGAGTGCGGTGGGGTGGGGTACGAGGTGCACCTTCCCGGGTTCATGCGGGACGCGGTCCGCGGCCAGTCCGACGGATCGGGCGACATCGTTGAGCTGCACATCTCCTATCACGTCTCCGCGAACCAGCCGCGTCCGCTGCTCGTGGGGTTCCTGCGCGAGGTGGAGCAGGAGTTCTTCGAGCGGTTCATCACGGTGGACGGGTTGGGCCCGACGAAGGCGATGAAAGCGATCGTCCATCCCATCGAGACGATCGCCGATGCGATCGAGCGGAAGGATACTCAGTTCCTGCGGCGGTTGCCCGGGATCGGCGAGAGGACGGCGGAGAAGATCGTCGCGGCGCTTCGCGGCAAGATGGGGAAGTACGCACTGCTCCGCTCCGAGGCGCCGGCGGTCCCCGACGACGCCGGCGTGGACTTCCGGGAGGAGGTCCTGGAGGTGTTGACCCGCCAGCTCGGGCACCGATCCGCGGAGGCACGCCAGATGGTCGAGCAGGCGCTGAAGCGGAATGCCGGGATCACCTCCGCGGAGGAATTGTTCCAGGAAGTCTATCGCGCCGAGCGGGGGGCGCTGGCGTGA
- a CDS encoding SpoIID/LytB domain-containing protein — MIAAGVALALLGLGGGARLPASAGEPPLVRVGVAVEQPAVRIEGDGPISAVDLLAGSSALLIGGPWVFQPTATGMSILGTTFGPAVRLTVQTGFLRVNGVPYRGVIELRRTAAARVTAINEVDIEWYLYGVIKGEIDPHWPPEAVKAQAVAARTLALENLASSHVKYPAEGYQLRATTDSQVYLGVAGEDPAAIAAVEATRGLVATFHGDPIFAAYHSNSGGHTEDSENVWGTSHPYLRGVPDPFALQAPGSQWAARLPLSTIEEDLRRRGVDVAGLVSVEPGRVTPWGRAITVRLVEEGGKSEDLSANQFRLVLGAGLIRSTMFTMTREGADMSFTGRGSGHGVGLDQWGARAMALQGYTFEQILSYYYTGISVERRY, encoded by the coding sequence TTGATCGCTGCGGGTGTGGCGCTGGCGCTCCTCGGCCTGGGGGGCGGTGCGCGGCTTCCGGCATCGGCAGGCGAGCCGCCGCTTGTCCGGGTCGGGGTCGCGGTCGAGCAGCCGGCGGTTCGCATCGAGGGCGACGGCCCCATCTCCGCGGTCGACCTCCTCGCGGGGAGCTCCGCCCTGCTGATCGGCGGTCCCTGGGTGTTTCAACCGACGGCCACGGGGATGAGCATCCTCGGGACGACGTTTGGGCCCGCCGTGCGACTCACGGTTCAGACGGGATTTCTCCGGGTGAACGGCGTGCCGTACCGGGGGGTGATCGAGCTCCGCCGCACCGCGGCGGCCCGGGTGACCGCGATCAATGAGGTGGACATCGAATGGTATCTCTACGGCGTCATCAAGGGCGAAATCGACCCGCACTGGCCGCCGGAAGCGGTGAAGGCCCAGGCGGTGGCGGCACGGACGCTGGCGTTGGAGAACCTCGCGTCGTCGCACGTGAAGTACCCGGCCGAAGGCTATCAGCTCCGCGCGACGACCGACTCCCAGGTCTACCTGGGCGTGGCCGGAGAGGACCCCGCGGCCATCGCCGCGGTCGAGGCGACGCGAGGGCTGGTGGCGACGTTCCATGGGGATCCCATCTTCGCCGCCTACCATTCCAATTCGGGCGGGCACACCGAGGACAGCGAGAACGTTTGGGGGACCTCTCACCCCTACCTGCGCGGGGTGCCGGACCCCTTCGCCCTCCAGGCGCCGGGGAGCCAGTGGGCGGCACGGCTGCCGCTCTCGACGATCGAAGAGGACCTGCGTCGTCGAGGGGTGGACGTCGCCGGGTTGGTGAGCGTTGAACCGGGCCGGGTCACCCCTTGGGGCCGGGCGATCACCGTGCGCCTGGTCGAGGAGGGCGGGAAGAGCGAGGATCTGAGCGCCAATCAGTTCCGCCTCGTGCTGGGCGCTGGCTTGATTCGCAGCACGATGTTCACGATGACGCGCGAGGGTGCGGACATGAGTTTCACCGGGCGGGGCTCCGGGCACGGCGTCGGGCTGGATCAGTGGGGGGCGCGGGCGATGGCCCTCCAAGGATATACCTTTGAGCAGATCCTCAGTTACTACTACACCGGGATCTCGGTGGAACGGCGGTACTAG
- a CDS encoding Ldh family oxidoreductase, whose translation MPLAASQLAMFVEAVFRKVGVPDPDALLVADTLVEADLRGVHSHGVMRLPIYIKRIQAGLVRPQATVTTTADGPAFAQLDAHGSLGQVVGARGIDLAIRKAREAGVGVVGVAHSTHFGAAAYYAMRAAAERMVGIAITNTLPLMPPVGGAAPIVGNNPIAYAIPAGRHRPVVLDIATSVVARGKVQRAQGRGDRVPLDWGVNRQGQPTDRPEEIMEGGMLLPFGAHKGFGLAMIFDLLCGPLAGGGWSAGVAGLALPEHNRPQEVGHLFAAVDVARFRPLPEFLAEVDRYIDMVHATPRAPGVERLYVPGEIEFEMADARRRDGVPLDAHVVKGLEALAEEFSLDPIR comes from the coding sequence ATGCCCCTCGCTGCATCCCAGTTGGCCATGTTTGTCGAGGCCGTGTTCCGCAAGGTGGGGGTCCCTGACCCAGACGCGCTCCTCGTCGCGGACACGCTCGTGGAGGCCGATCTGCGGGGTGTTCATTCGCACGGCGTGATGCGGCTTCCCATTTATATCAAGCGCATCCAGGCGGGGCTGGTCCGCCCACAGGCCACCGTCACCACCACCGCGGACGGACCGGCGTTCGCTCAACTCGATGCCCACGGCAGTCTCGGCCAGGTGGTGGGGGCTCGGGGGATCGATCTGGCCATCCGCAAGGCCCGCGAGGCGGGGGTCGGGGTGGTGGGGGTGGCGCATTCCACACACTTCGGCGCGGCTGCGTACTATGCCATGCGCGCCGCCGCCGAGCGGATGGTCGGGATCGCGATCACCAACACCCTCCCGCTGATGCCCCCGGTGGGTGGCGCGGCGCCGATCGTGGGCAACAACCCGATCGCCTACGCGATTCCGGCCGGCCGGCACCGCCCGGTCGTCTTGGACATCGCCACCAGTGTCGTGGCGCGCGGTAAGGTCCAGCGGGCGCAGGGCCGGGGCGACCGAGTTCCGCTGGATTGGGGCGTCAACCGTCAGGGGCAGCCCACCGACCGCCCCGAGGAGATCATGGAGGGGGGAATGCTGCTCCCCTTCGGCGCGCACAAGGGATTTGGCCTGGCGATGATCTTCGATCTGTTGTGCGGACCCCTCGCGGGCGGCGGGTGGTCGGCGGGAGTCGCGGGGCTCGCACTGCCCGAACACAACCGTCCGCAAGAAGTGGGGCACCTGTTCGCCGCGGTCGACGTGGCACGGTTCCGCCCTCTCCCCGAGTTCCTGGCAGAGGTCGATCGCTACATCGATATGGTGCACGCGACGCCGCGGGCGCCCGGAGTGGAGCGCCTGTACGTCCCGGGAGAAATCGAATTCGAGATGGCGGACGCGCGACGCCGGGACGGCGTCCCGCTGGACGCCCATGTGGTGAAGGGCCTGGAGGCCCTTGCCGAGGAATTTTCGCTGGATCCCATCCGGTAA